Below is a genomic region from Spartinivicinus marinus.
GCTCATGAGTGGTTGCAGGCACACCAGGCGCTAGGTGTTAGACTCATTGATAGTCAAAAAGCTGCATTGGATGCTTGGGTAAAAGAGTACCGGGGTGATTTGGGTGTTGCACTAACCGATGTGATTAGTATGGATGCTTTTTTGCGTGACTTTGATATGTATTTTGCCAAATTATTTGATGGTATCCGGCAAGATTCTGGCGACCCGATTACTTGGGGTGAAAAAGCGATTGCACATTATGAACGGCTAGGTATTAACCCTCGTAGTAAAACGCTAATTTTTAGTGATAGTCTGGATATTCCAAAAGCACTTGAAATTTATCAGCATTTTACCAATAGAATAAATGTCAGCTTTGGTATTGGCACCAACCTAACTAATGATTTAGGCAGCCCAAGCCTTAACATTGTTATCAAAATGGTTGAGTGTAATGGTCAGCCAGTAGCGAAATTATCGGACAGTACGGGTAAAACTATGTGCCAAGATGCAACCTATGTGGAGTATTTAAAGCAGGTTTTTCACTATAACGGACCTACCGTTTAATCCTATAAGAGGTTTGAGCACCTACTGACTTGTGAAAAGCGGGTTTTAGAAGGCTTAAACCTTGATATTGTACAATTTCATGCCATGCTTATTGGTACTTATATCCGTAATAGAAGTGCCAATTATGAACACTAAAAAAGTAATCAATCTGTCACTTAAATACCCTCGTATTACCGTACGTACGCTCGCTACTCTAGCAGCGATTGGAGACAATGAAGGTAGCTCTGTATCTGAAATTGCTCAACGGATGGAGGTTGGTGAAAAAAATGTAGCCACCACAATTCGACGCCTGGAAGAGGGTCGGGCAGGCAACCCAGATGAGCAACTGATTCGTGTGAAGCAAGATGCTAAAGATAAAAGGTTTAAACTGATTTATCTGACAGCAAAAGGTCGTAATATTTTGAAAAAGCTTTAACCTGGAATATTTCGCCAAATTCAAAAGCCCCAGCGGTATAAATGCATGGGGCTTTCTTTTGAAGATCATTCGGCTTTCAAGATACGTGGCTCTTAAGAGTAACTAAGAAAAATCCTACTCTCCGATACCATCTCCGTCAGGTAAGGGAGGAGGTGGAGGAGGGATGACTACAGGCGGTGCTGGCTCAGCGGTGGTGAGAGGGTCTGTTTCTACATGAGTAGTGACATTAACACGCCTAGACCTAATTCGGTTTAT
It encodes:
- a CDS encoding MarR family winged helix-turn-helix transcriptional regulator, coding for MNTKKVINLSLKYPRITVRTLATLAAIGDNEGSSVSEIAQRMEVGEKNVATTIRRLEEGRAGNPDEQLIRVKQDAKDKRFKLIYLTAKGRNILKKL